The following proteins are co-located in the Theropithecus gelada isolate Dixy chromosome 19, Tgel_1.0, whole genome shotgun sequence genome:
- the NR2C2AP gene encoding nuclear receptor 2C2-associated protein isoform X1, translated as MTHSLVCPETVSRVSSVLNRNTRQFGKKHLFDQDEETCWNSDQGPSQWVTLEFPQLIRVSQLQIQFQGGFSSRRGCLEGSQGSQALRKIADFYPEDNNSLQTFPIPAAEVDRLKVTFEDATDFFGRVVIYHLRVLGEKGTNKDPYRDLHYRAKLGEPRPHPRNLNFP; from the exons GGTGAGTTCGGTGCTGAATCGCAACACCCGGCAGTTTGGAAAAAAACATCTTTTCGACCAGGATGAGGAGACATGTTGGAACTCGGACCAG GGCCCCTCCCAGTGGGTGACACTGGAGTTTCCCCAGCTCATCCGTGTCTCCCAGCTGCAGATCCAGTTTCAGGGTGGCTTCTCCAGTCGCCGGGGCTGCCTGGAAG GTTCACAGGGCAGTCAGGCTCTCCGCAAGATTGCAGATTTCTACCCTGAGGACAACAACTCGCTTCAG ACTTTCCCCATACCAGCTGCTGAAGTGGACCGGCTGAAGGTGACATTTGAGGATGCCACTGACTTTTTTGGCCGTGTGGTCATCTACCACCTGCGGGTGCTTGGGGAGAA GGGAACAAACAAGGACCCCTACAGAGACCTGCATTACAGAGCAAAGCTGGGAGAACCTAGGCCCCATCCCAGGAACCTCAACTTCCCCTAA
- the NR2C2AP gene encoding nuclear receptor 2C2-associated protein isoform X2: protein MTHSLVCPETVSRVSSVLNRNTRQFGKKHLFDQDEETCWNSDQGPSQWVTLEFPQLIRVSQLQIQFQGGFSSRRGCLEGSQGSQALRKIADFYPEDNNSLQTFPIPAAEVDRLKVTFEDATDFFGRVVIYHLRVLGEKV from the exons GGTGAGTTCGGTGCTGAATCGCAACACCCGGCAGTTTGGAAAAAAACATCTTTTCGACCAGGATGAGGAGACATGTTGGAACTCGGACCAG GGCCCCTCCCAGTGGGTGACACTGGAGTTTCCCCAGCTCATCCGTGTCTCCCAGCTGCAGATCCAGTTTCAGGGTGGCTTCTCCAGTCGCCGGGGCTGCCTGGAAG GTTCACAGGGCAGTCAGGCTCTCCGCAAGATTGCAGATTTCTACCCTGAGGACAACAACTCGCTTCAG ACTTTCCCCATACCAGCTGCTGAAGTGGACCGGCTGAAGGTGACATTTGAGGATGCCACTGACTTTTTTGGCCGTGTGGTCATCTACCACCTGCGGGTGCTTGGGGAGAAGGTGTGA